Proteins encoded in a region of the Anopheles aquasalis chromosome 2, idAnoAquaMG_Q_19, whole genome shotgun sequence genome:
- the LOC126573025 gene encoding glucosamine-6-phosphate isomerase isoform X2, with product MRLIILDTAAYVGEWSAKYVMKRINDFKPGPDRYFTLGLPTGSTPLGMYRKLIEFHQKGRISFKYVKTFNMDEYVDLPRDHPESYHYFMWHNFFKHIDIDPENVHILDGNAPDLVAECDAFEEKIKAAGGIELFIGGIGPDGHIAFNEPGSSLASRTRVKTLAQDTLEANARFFGNDISKVPKQALTVGVATVMDAREVMIMIIGTHKAFALYKAIEEGVNHMWTVSAFQQHPHTIMICDEDATLELRVKTVKYFKGMMDVHSKLIEDDAPK from the coding sequence ATGCGTCTGATAATCCTCGATACGGCCGCGTACGTTGGCGAATGGTCGGCCAAGTACGTGATGAAGCGCATCAACGACTTCAAGCCGGGCCCGGATCGTTACTTTACGCTCGGTTTGCCGACCGGCTCGACACCGCTCGGCATGTACCGGAAGCTGATCGAGTTCCACCAGAAGGGCCGCATCTCCTTCAAGTACGTCAAAACGTTCAACATGGACGAGTACGTCGATCTGCCGCGGGATCATCCGGAAAGCTATCACTACTTCATGTGGCACAACTTCTTCAAgcacatcgacatcgatccGGAGAATGTGCACATTCTCGATGGCAATGCGCCCGACCTGGTGGCCGAGTGTGATGCGTTCGAGGAGAAGATTAAAGCGGCCGGTGGTATCGAGCTGTTTATCGGTGGCATTGGGCCCGATGGCCATATTGCTTTCAATGAGCCCGGCTCGTCGCTTGCATCGCGGACACGGGTGAAGACGTTGGCACAGGATACGCTCGAGGCGAATGCACGCTTCTTCGGTAACGATATTAGCAAGGTACCGAAGCAAGCCCTGACCGTTGGTGTGGCAACGGTGATGGATGCACGCGAAGTGATGATTATGATCATTGGCACGCACAAAGCGTTTGCACTGTACAAGGCAATCGAAGAGGGCGTGAACCATATGTGGACCGTCAGTgccttccagcagcatccgcacaCGATCATGATCTGCGATGAGGATGCCACTCTGGAGCTGCGCGTCAAGACTGTCAAGTATTTCAAG
- the LOC126573030 gene encoding protein slowmo: MKIWTSEHVFNHPWETVAQAAWRKYPNPINTAVIGTDVVERRVVDGVLHTHRLVSSKWYFPQWAQKLIGSPNVCYASEKSTVDPQQRLMTLKTINLTFGSFLSVYETLSYVPHPTDPAKTLLKQEATVQVEGVPLNRYMEDVLTKNISTNAGKGRQGLEWVIGKLNAEMKELANSAATSTNEILTQTKKSLDDITDQARKSMDELSATAQKIHI; this comes from the exons atgaAAATCTGGACATCCGAGCACGTCTTCAA CCATCCCTGGGAAACCGTAGCACAGGCGGCCTGGCGGAAGTATCCCAATCCCATCAACACAGCCGTCATCGGTACCGACGTCGTCGAGCGAAGGGTCGTCGATGGTGTCCTTCACACGCACCGCTTGGTTAGCTCCAAATGGTACTTCCCACAGTGGGCACAGAAG CTCATTGGTTCTCCGAACGTTTGTTACGCCAGTGAAAAGTCAACCGTCGATCCACAGCAACGGTTAATGACGCTGAAAACGATCAACCTCACCTTTGGCAGCTTCCTTTCAGTGTACGAAACGCTCAGCTACGTTCCACACCCGACCGATCCGGCCAAGACTCTGCTGAAGCAGGAGGCAACGGTACAGGTCGAAGGCGTACCACTGAACCGCTACATGGAGGATGTGTTAACGAAAAACATTAGCACCAACGCCGGCAAGGGTCGTCAGGGGCTGGAGTGGGTGATAGGCAAGCTGAATGCTGAG aTGAAAGAACTGGCCAACAGTGCGGCAACCAGCACGAACGAAATCCTGACGCAAACGAAGAAATCGCTCGACGACATTACCGATCAGGCGCGCAAGAGCATGGACGAGCTCAGTGCGACGGCACAGAAGATTCACATATAG
- the LOC126573020 gene encoding metallophosphoesterase 1 homolog: MRFFFAMKLKTLLFRLLLSVLSLIVFNEFVLYYVVLLKCQWPTKPVPVNGLEPVNVMLLADTHLLGPIRGHWFDKLRREWQMHRTFQSAITLFQPEVIFILGDVFDEGNWVNQKEFEHYMERYRKLFHTPRGIALHSIAGNHDIGFHYATRPNLVQRFADQFNNTGVSLISVRGVNFVAINSIAMEGDGCYLCEKAEKELKTIETIFKCGRGIGQCKDVPKLEEYSRPVLLQHFPMYRESDKECQEHDAPTIQLFRERWEVLSKESTDLIGDLLNPRLAFSGHSHHYCHMVQNRLKIEEYTLPSFSWRNKNDPSFILARISLKEHTIARCRMPEENTVVTIYLVGGILILLVFTLKLSGFVGQLWSYRRGDRRDYKKLTK, encoded by the exons atgaggtttttttttgcgatgaaACTGAAAACACTGCTGTTCCGGTTGCTTCTCAGCGTGTTGTCGTTGATAGTGTTCAACGAGTTCGTGCTGTACTACGTGGTGCTCTTGAAG TGTCAATGGCCTACCAAACCCGTACCGGTGAATGGACTGGAACCGGTGAATGTGATGCTGTTGGCCGATACGCACCTACTCGGACCCATCCGTGGCCACTGGTTCGATAAGTTGCGGCGCGAATGGCAGATGCACCGTACATTCCAGTCCGCTATTACGCTCTTCCAGCCCGAGGTCATCTTCATCCTTGGCGATGTGTTCGACGAAGGGAACTGGGTGAACCAGAAAGAGTTTGAACACTACATGGAACGCTATCGGAAGCTGTTCCACACTCCACGCGGCATCGCATTGCACAGCATCGCAGGAAACCACGACATTGGCTTCCACTATGCCACACGGCCCAATCTGGTGCAACGGTTTGCCGATCAGTTCAACAACACCGGCGTTTCGTTGATCAGTGTACGAGGCGTTAACTTTGTTGCGATCAATTCCATCGCCATGGAAGGCGATGGTTGCTATCTGTGCGAAAAGGCCGAGAAAGAGCTGAAAACGATCGAGACCATATTCAAGTGTGGTCGTGGAATCGGGCAGTGCAAGGATGTACCGAAGCTGGAGGAGTACAGTCGGCCCGTGCTGTTGCAACACTTTCCCATGTACCGGGAGTCGGACAAGGAATGCCAGGAGCACGATGCACCGACCATCCAGCTGTTTCGTGAGCGGTGGGAAGTGCTGTCGAAGGAATCGACCGATCTGATCGGTGATTTGCTCAATCCACGGCTGGCATTCAGTGGCCATTCGCATCATTACTGTCACATGGTacaaaatcggttgaaaattGAAGAGTACACCCTGCCCTCCTTTAGCTGGCGCAACAAAAACGATCCCAGCTTCATTCTG GCACGCATATCACTCAAGGAGCACACCATCGCTCGGTGTCGGATGCCGGAGGAGAATACCGTCGTCACCATTTACCTCGTCGGTGGCATTCTCATACTGCTCGTGTTCACGCTCAAGTTGAGCGGATTTGTGGGCCAACTGTGGTCCTATCGACGGGGCGATCGTCGAGATTATAAGAAACTTACCAAATAA
- the LOC126573025 gene encoding glucosamine-6-phosphate isomerase isoform X1 — protein sequence MRLIILDTAAYVGEWSAKYVMKRINDFKPGPDRYFTLGLPTGSTPLGMYRKLIEFHQKGRISFKYVKTFNMDEYVDLPRDHPESYHYFMWHNFFKHIDIDPENVHILDGNAPDLVAECDAFEEKIKAAGGIELFIGGIGPDGHIAFNEPGSSLASRTRVKTLAQDTLEANARFFGNDISKVPKQALTVGVATVMDAREVMIMIIGTHKAFALYKAIEEGVNHMWTVSAFQQHPHTIMICDEDATLELRVKTVKYFKALSNVHHKLIEEDSADVRKLK from the exons ATGCGTCTGATAATCCTCGATACGGCCGCGTACGTTGGCGAATGGTCGGCCAAGTACGTGATGAAGCGCATCAACGACTTCAAGCCGGGCCCGGATCGTTACTTTACGCTCGGTTTGCCGACCGGCTCGACACCGCTCGGCATGTACCGGAAGCTGATCGAGTTCCACCAGAAGGGCCGCATCTCCTTCAAGTACGTCAAAACGTTCAACATGGACGAGTACGTCGATCTGCCGCGGGATCATCCGGAAAGCTATCACTACTTCATGTGGCACAACTTCTTCAAgcacatcgacatcgatccGGAGAATGTGCACATTCTCGATGGCAATGCGCCCGACCTGGTGGCCGAGTGTGATGCGTTCGAGGAGAAGATTAAAGCGGCCGGTGGTATCGAGCTGTTTATCGGTGGCATTGGGCCCGATGGCCATATTGCTTTCAATGAGCCCGGCTCGTCGCTTGCATCGCGGACACGGGTGAAGACGTTGGCACAGGATACGCTCGAGGCGAATGCACGCTTCTTCGGTAACGATATTAGCAAGGTACCGAAGCAAGCCCTGACCGTTGGTGTGGCAACGGTGATGGATGCACGCGAAGTGATGATTATGATCATTGGCACGCACAAAGCGTTTGCACTGTACAAGGCAATCGAAGAGGGCGTGAACCATATGTGGACCGTCAGTgccttccagcagcatccgcacaCGATCATGATCTGCGATGAGGATGCCACTCTGGAGCTGCGCGTCAAGACTGTCAAGTATTTCAAG GCTCTTAGCAATGTTCACCACAAGCTGATCGAAGAGGACTCGGCCGACGTACGAAAGCTTAAGTGA